GAGCGATAGAATTCAATCATGCCTTCGTCGCGCATGCGGCCCATTTCACGGGAGAGGGCCGTGCGGGATACATTGAGAAAATCGGCTAAATCATTGCGGTTTAACGTCATGATAAAAGTGTTTCTTGCCGTTAACTTGTGCTGTTCCAGCAGATAGGTGCTTATTTTTTCCCGCATCCCCTTAATGGCGAGGTATTCCACTTTGCGATTCAACATAACTGCCTGCTCGGACACTATCTTCAACATGTTGGTGATAAGCTGCTTGTGGCTGCCGCATATATTGGCACAGGTCCCCATAATTTTTACCGACGGCAAAAACATCACTTCACATTCGGTCTGGGCATTAACTGACATGGGCCAAATCTGGGTGGAGGAAAATGTAATTATCTCCCCGAACATATCGCCTGCGCCCATCATTGTCATTACAATCCGGCTGCCGGCCGCATTTTCCTTTATTACAGTCGCCTTGCCGGCCAGAAGAATGCCCAGGCCGGTAAAAGACTCACCCTCAACAGCCACGTAGCTGTTCCTGGGATAGGCAGATACCTTCGGCTGCAGGCAGTTGATCACAGCCGCCAGTGAATCGGCGTTAATGCCGGCAAACAGCGGTGAATGCAGGAGAACATCATAATGGATAGTCAAAACTTAACACAACCTCATTTTTGGTAGCCATGGCTATCAATTTTTTATTTTCATTTTCATTATATTACAATGAATTTAACAAAAACAAGTTACGTTAATGTGACCAACATAAAAAACACAATCCTTGAAGTCTTGTGTAGCAGACTTCAAGGATTGTGGGAAAAGATGGTATATGTTTCCCCGGACATGGTTAGAAAACATCAGGTTTTTGAGGTTGCCGTTTTGCTTATTAAAAACTAACGATTTCAACTTAAAAGGATGGAAATGGAAAGAGCCTATGAACCCTTAATTTATAAGGATTCATAGGCTCTTTTTCAAAAAGCAAATGCCGGTTGATATTCCTTTGCGCCGATAAGTGGTTTATACGTGTCTAGTCAAAAATTTCTATTTCGAATGCGTCGCCGGAAAGCCGAAGATGGAATTCGTTTTCATCATTTTTATGCCATTTATACCAGTCGGGCCACATTTTCGCATGTTCTTCCCGCCAATCTCTATCCTGGCGATGTTCTTTCCATTCGCGGTCATGCTCTTTCCATTCCTTCTCGTGGTCTCGCCATTGCTTTTCGTGCTGCGCTCGCCGGTCATCCTGTTGTACTGCTTGATTGGGATGCTGTTGATTGCGGTCACGGTCGCCATGATGGTCATCAGCCAAAGCCGCCAAGGGGAAAATGGTAATGGCGAAAACGATAGTCAACAGAGCCATTAATTTTTTCAAGGGGACACTTCCTTTCAACTTGGTGTATTGATATTTTTTATTATTTTTATACTTACGTAAGCGCGGGATAAGCCTTTTTCGGGTCTCTTCGCAGCTTAAAGTGAAAGAAGCTATTTTACGGTATCAACATTAAGCTACGGTATTTGCCGTACTAATAGCGTTAGCGGTTTCATCTTGCGTTTTTGCTTCTCGCTTTGCAATTTCAGTATTGTATTCATTCTGCGTGATTTGGCCCTTGTTCAGCATGCTTTTTAGTTGATAGTCGGTGTATTGTGACAGATTAGTTGCAGCAGATGCAGAATCAGCATCTGCGGTGCTTTCGACATTGCTTGTGGTTGCACCGGAAGCAGATGAACCTGATGTTTGCGAAGCAGCATTTACAGATGAGGTTGCGTTGTCAGATGAACTGGCAGACTGCTTGCCTGTTGGCGACTCGTTACCAGATTTTGAAGCGTTGAGTGCATTCAAACCTTCCTCACTGATGTCAACCGAGTAAGCCGGGGAAATAGTGGTTCCTGCAGAGGGAACAGATTGAGCGGCGACGGTTCCCTCTGCTGACGTAATAGTATTGATCGAACCGGTTGCTGAATTTGTCTGTTGTAACTGGGCGTCATCTTCTTGCGGCTTTTTTGCCTGAGTTGAAAAAACATACAAGGAACCCGTAGTATTTCCGCTCGGGAGAGTATTACCAATCTGATTCATTTAAAAACCTTCCTTCCTCACCGTTATTTTCGATTTTCCTTATTATTTGGAGTATATTAGAAAAGGCTTTAAGTTACTTTTTCCCGCTTAAAAATTGTTTTTCAACGATATTATCGCAGTTCATTATTAAAAAATCCTTAGAATCGCTTTGGCTTCATGTCATATAGCTTTCTTTGGCTATATCGACATATCGACCGTTTCCTACATAGTCATTTACCTTGCTATAGATCTACTAGGGTTAGCTTATCACACCAATGTTACGATTGTGTTACAGGTTACTAGATTTGACTTTACCACTCAGGCAGCTCCCGAAGCACCTGTTCTAACAGCGGCCTCATTTTACTTCAGCTGTGCGCCGACAGCTCAGTCGTTTCTAAGCTTGAGGAGGAACTTAAAGTCATTCCGAATGTTAAAGTAAAATACATGACATTAGATTTTTAAGTTTAGCGGAACTGCTTTTAGTAGCCATGGCTACCGATTTATTATGGTTATTATATTACAATGAAGACAATCAAGACAATGAAGCAAACAAATTCATTCCCTGGCGTGTTGTTACCATCAGTACCAATGGAAATATAATCTTATCCACAACTGCGACAAATTGAGGAATTGAAAAATGAAATTGAGGAGGAGAAAAAATGTCAGACATGTTTTGTTTTCAATGTGAACAAACCGCAGGCGGTAAAGGCTGCACCAAAGGAGGAGTCTGTGGGAAAAAGCCGGAGGTCGCCAATAAACAGGACGAACTTACCGGCGCCTTGATCGGCCTTGCCCGGGCGGCAGCCGGCAAAACACCCGGCAAGACGGCCGACGAACTTATGATGCAGGGGCTGTTTACCACTGTAACCAACGTCAACTTTGACAGCAGCCGCATTGACGAATTCATCCGGCTGGTTGCGGCGGAAAAAGCCAAATTAGATCCTGGTGCGCAGGATTTTCCCGCCGGCACCCTGTTCACCGGCGGGGAAGAGGATATCGTATCACTCCGCTCCACCTTGCTGCTGGGTCTGCGCGGCATGGCCGCCTACGCCTGGCACGCCTATGTGCTGGGCAAGCGGGATGATGAGCTTACCGCCTGGTTCTATAAGGGAATGCGCGCCATTGGTGAAGAGCATACAGCGGAAGAATGGCTCAACTTATTGATGGAGTTTGGTCATATCAACCTGAAATGTATGGCCCTGCTGGATGAAGCAAACACATCGGCCTACGGGCACCCTGTACCCACCGAGGTTTCCACCCTGGTGGAAAAGGGTCCGTTCATTGTCATCACCGGCCATGATCTGCATGATTTGAAACAACTCCTGGAGCAAACAAAAGATAAAGGGATCAATATTTACACTCATGGTGAAATGCTGCCGGCTCACGCCTACCCCGAACTGAAAAAATACCCCCATCTTAAAGGCAACTTCGGTACTGCCTGGCAAAATCAGCAAAAAGAATTTGACAACCTTCCCGCGCCCATCCTGTACACCACCAATTGTCTTATGCCGCCCAAACCGTCCTATGCCGACCGGGTGTTCACAACCGCGGTTGTGGGCTATCCTGAGCTCAAACACATTCCGGGGGAAAATGGCAGCAAGGATTTTACCCCGGTCATCAATAAAGCATTGGAACTGGGTGGCTGGAAGGAAGACAAGCAGTTCACCGGCATCAACGGCGGCGCCGGGCTGATGACCGGCTTTGGCCGCAATGCCGTATTGGGAGTGGCCGATAAAGTAATCGACGCCGTCAAAGCGGGGGCCATCAAGCATTTCTTCCTCGTCGGCGGCTGCGACGGAGCCAAGCCGGGGCGCAACTACTACACCGAGTTCGTTCAAAAGACGCCTAAAGATACGGTTGTTCTGACCCTGGCCTGCGGCAAATACCGGTTCAACGACCTTAACGCCGGCGATATCGGCGGTATTCCCCGCATCCTGGATATGGGCCAGTGCAATGATGCCTACTCGGCAATCCAGGTTGCCGTGGCTCTGGCCGGCGCCTTCCAATGCGGCGTGAATGACCTGCCCTTGACCTTGGTCCTTTCCTGGTACGAGCAGAAGGCGGTCTGTATACTGCTCACCCTCCTTGCTCTCGGTATAAAGAACATCTATATCGGGCCGTCCCTGCCGGCTTTCCTGTCCGGCAATGTGCTGAATATTTTAGTGGAAAAGTTCAACCTGAAACCCATTAGCACGCCGGCCGAAGATATGCAAGCCATTCTCAGCCGCTGCTAAATACAAAAAATAATTAAGTGATAAGGAAAAGGCGGTGAGGATTTTCACCGCCTTTTATGTCAAATAATGAATAATTAACCTAAACTATAAAATTTGCAGTTTGGAATTATTCGATATCAATAAAGTAGAAAGGATGAGCGGACAATGGATGGATACCTAATGACCGCAGAACAGTGCGGCCACTATTTCGAACGTCTAAAATCTGAATATTCCTTATTCGCGCCGGTGGTGCTAAAAGGTAAAGGCAGCTTTACCGACACTGACTCGGTACGTTATCAGGAAGTTAGTACTGTAGAGGAAATTGAGTTTAGGCAAAAGTCTCATTTCTCGGCCAGAGAGGTATTGCTGCCCATAACGCAAACGCTGTTTTACTTTACGGAAGATCACTGGCTGGAGCCAAAGACCGGGAATAAGAAGATACTTCTCTTTTTACGCAGCTGTGACATTCACGCCATCAAGCGACTGGACGAAATATACCTTAGAAATGGATCAGAAGACCCGTATTATAAGGCGGTACGGGAAAGAATCCGTTTTTGTCTCATTGAATGCACCGCCAGTTTTCCCAATTGCTTTTGCGTAAGCATGAATACCAATCAAACCACCGATTATGACCTTGTGCTGAGATCTGAAGGCGAATACGTATATGTGGGGGTAAATAATAAGGAGTTTGGCTGTTCTTCTGGCCAACCGGTTACATTTGAACCACAGTTTGTAACCTGTAACGAAACTGCCCTATCCGTGCCGGAAAGTCTCCCGGCTTCGGTTGCCGCTGCCGGAGTATGGCAAGAATATTCGGCGCGGTGCAGCGGCTGCGGTCGGTGCAGTTTTGTATGTCCGACCTGCACTTGTTTTTCCATGCAAGATATTTTCTACAAAGATAATGCCAACGCCGGGGAAAGAAGAAGGGTCTGGGCTTCCTGCATGGTAGACGGCTTTACCGATATGGCGGGCGGCCATTCTTGCCGGAAAAGCCAGGCGGATCGAATGCGCTTCAGGGTTATGCATAAGTTTCATGATTACAGGAAGCGGTTTGGCTATGACATGTGCGTCGGCTGCGGCCGCTGCGATGATATCTGCCCCGAATATATCTCCCTTGCCGGCTGTATAAACAAGCTCAATGCTTATATAGAGGAGGTGGGGAAATGAGCAACGTGTACATGCCGGTG
This window of the Methylomusa anaerophila genome carries:
- a CDS encoding Crp/Fnr family transcriptional regulator; its protein translation is MTIHYDVLLHSPLFAGINADSLAAVINCLQPKVSAYPRNSYVAVEGESFTGLGILLAGKATVIKENAAGSRIVMTMMGAGDMFGEIITFSSTQIWPMSVNAQTECEVMFLPSVKIMGTCANICGSHKQLITNMLKIVSEQAVMLNRKVEYLAIKGMREKISTYLLEQHKLTARNTFIMTLNRNDLADFLNVSRTALSREMGRMRDEGMIEFYRSSVKIKDLEGLKKVIES
- the hcp gene encoding hydroxylamine reductase gives rise to the protein MSDMFCFQCEQTAGGKGCTKGGVCGKKPEVANKQDELTGALIGLARAAAGKTPGKTADELMMQGLFTTVTNVNFDSSRIDEFIRLVAAEKAKLDPGAQDFPAGTLFTGGEEDIVSLRSTLLLGLRGMAAYAWHAYVLGKRDDELTAWFYKGMRAIGEEHTAEEWLNLLMEFGHINLKCMALLDEANTSAYGHPVPTEVSTLVEKGPFIVITGHDLHDLKQLLEQTKDKGINIYTHGEMLPAHAYPELKKYPHLKGNFGTAWQNQQKEFDNLPAPILYTTNCLMPPKPSYADRVFTTAVVGYPELKHIPGENGSKDFTPVINKALELGGWKEDKQFTGINGGAGLMTGFGRNAVLGVADKVIDAVKAGAIKHFFLVGGCDGAKPGRNYYTEFVQKTPKDTVVLTLACGKYRFNDLNAGDIGGIPRILDMGQCNDAYSAIQVAVALAGAFQCGVNDLPLTLVLSWYEQKAVCILLTLLALGIKNIYIGPSLPAFLSGNVLNILVEKFNLKPISTPAEDMQAILSRC
- the asrA gene encoding anaerobic sulfite reductase subunit AsrA, which produces MTAEQCGHYFERLKSEYSLFAPVVLKGKGSFTDTDSVRYQEVSTVEEIEFRQKSHFSAREVLLPITQTLFYFTEDHWLEPKTGNKKILLFLRSCDIHAIKRLDEIYLRNGSEDPYYKAVRERIRFCLIECTASFPNCFCVSMNTNQTTDYDLVLRSEGEYVYVGVNNKEFGCSSGQPVTFEPQFVTCNETALSVPESLPASVAAAGVWQEYSARCSGCGRCSFVCPTCTCFSMQDIFYKDNANAGERRRVWASCMVDGFTDMAGGHSCRKSQADRMRFRVMHKFHDYRKRFGYDMCVGCGRCDDICPEYISLAGCINKLNAYIEEVGK